A single region of the Cherax quadricarinatus isolate ZL_2023a chromosome 11, ASM3850222v1, whole genome shotgun sequence genome encodes:
- the LOC138852551 gene encoding four-domain proteases inhibitor-like, translated as MMRSLAWNTALLLLLMLGFVLSRPRTCDYYCPHVYSPVCGSDGNTYGNSCELSIAACRNPWINLKEVHSGPCGLECFFHCPQVIDPVCGSNKHTYLNVCELSLAVCLSQEGELTMMHKGPCRSDIVEEE; from the exons ATGATGCGTTCACTGGCTTGGAATACcgcactgctgctgctcctgatgCTGGGGTTTGTGCTGA GTAGGCCACGGACATGCGATTATTATTGCCCACACGTCTACTCTCCAGTCTGCGGGTCTGATGGCAACACCTATGGAAACTCGTGTGAGCTGTCTATAGCTGCTTGTCGGAACCCATGGATCAATCTAAAGGAGGTGCACAGTGGTCCTTGTG GATTGGAGTGCTTTTTTCATTGTCCCCAAGTCATCGATCCAGTCTGTGGTTCTAATAAACACACTTACCTGAACGTGTGTGAGCTCTCTTTGGCAGTTTGTCTCTCCCAAGAGGGTGAGCTGACGATGATGCACAAAGGCCCTTGTA GAAGCGATATCGTTGAAGAAGAATAA